A window from Exiguobacterium marinum DSM 16307 encodes these proteins:
- a CDS encoding nitric oxide synthase oxygenase, with the protein MNLYDQASDWMRQWHDDPSERLRQIQNEIERTGTYTLTTEELSEGAKMAWRNSNRCIGRLFWQTLHVIDARDADTFDDVYARLVDHLHFATNEGKIRSTMTVLPNEFQLLNAQLIRYAGYETPDGIIGDPMSVTMTKRAEQLGWVGSGTPFDVLPLMITDGQDVRLYELPSEAVLEVDIVHEDVDLFDGRAIKWHALPAITDMELEIGGLRFTSIPFNGWYMETEIGARNLADTDRYDLLPLVGRSLGLETTKERSLWRDRALVELNIAVLQSFERAGVTIVDHHTAAKQFKRFEKNELEAGRDVTGQWSWLIPPLSPATTHVFHEHYDDVIKTPNLFARSGCPFSGFRQPIKEELKG; encoded by the coding sequence ATGAACCTATACGACCAAGCGAGCGACTGGATGCGACAATGGCATGACGACCCTTCTGAACGCCTAAGACAAATACAAAATGAAATCGAGCGAACAGGTACTTACACGTTGACGACCGAAGAGTTGTCTGAAGGGGCCAAGATGGCGTGGCGAAACTCGAATCGTTGCATCGGACGTTTGTTTTGGCAGACGCTCCATGTGATTGACGCCCGGGATGCCGATACGTTTGACGATGTCTACGCTCGACTGGTCGATCACCTTCATTTCGCCACGAACGAGGGAAAAATCCGTTCGACGATGACGGTCCTTCCGAACGAGTTCCAATTGTTAAATGCACAACTGATTCGGTACGCGGGATATGAGACGCCAGACGGGATCATCGGCGACCCGATGTCTGTCACGATGACGAAACGGGCCGAACAACTTGGATGGGTCGGTTCCGGGACTCCGTTTGATGTTCTTCCGCTCATGATCACAGATGGTCAGGATGTTCGTCTCTACGAATTGCCAAGTGAGGCAGTGCTCGAGGTGGACATCGTGCATGAAGACGTTGACTTGTTTGACGGTCGCGCGATCAAATGGCATGCTCTTCCGGCGATCACCGATATGGAGCTTGAAATCGGTGGGCTTCGGTTTACGTCGATCCCATTCAACGGTTGGTATATGGAGACGGAAATCGGGGCGCGCAATTTAGCAGACACGGACCGCTATGACTTGTTGCCACTTGTCGGACGGTCGCTCGGGCTTGAGACGACAAAAGAACGCTCACTTTGGCGTGACCGCGCTCTCGTTGAATTGAATATCGCCGTCCTGCAATCGTTTGAACGAGCGGGTGTTACGATTGTCGATCATCATACCGCCGCAAAACAGTTCAAACGGTTCGAAAAAAATGAGCTAGAAGCGGGGCGTGACGTCACCGGACAATGGAGTTGGCTCATCCCGCCTTTATCGCCTGCGACGACACACGTCTTCCACGAGCATTATGATGACGTTATCAAAACACCGAACTTGTTTGCGAGAAGCGGATGTCCCTTCTCAGGGTTTCGTCAGCCGATAAAAGAGGAATTGAAAGGCTAG